Part of the Pieris brassicae chromosome 11, ilPieBrab1.1, whole genome shotgun sequence genome, CTACATCTGCTGGTATACTAGAAAGTTCTTCTGCTCTATTTTTACTCCGCCGGCGTATTCTAGGTCGCTGCACCTGAATACTCTTGTTTTCAAAATGCTGTGGCCTGTATTCCGGATAATGGTGCATCATAGGGTTGTAGTGCATGGGCAAGGTTGGTAAGGACATCGGTTCATTCGACCCGTACATTAAGCGATGGGAATCGCATCCTGGAACAATTGGTGATTGACACATAGACCAATTTAAATTCGTTCGTTGATTATCATATCCATCTGGAGCGGGTTCCTGAATATGATGCATTGTTTTATCCAGCCATTTCGATAAATAGGAACTTTTACTTCCTTTGGATTTTTTTCGCTTTCCCAGAGGACCGTTGCTCGGCGATGCATTGCCGTTCACTTGTTTAGGAGTAGAAGCCATTGAAGCGATGAACGAATAATATACACTTTACTAGCGACCGTGTTTTAAACAATGTTAAGCTCTACttcattttacaaatatgtttataaataaatacagctgaacttaatttgaattaattaagtcTCGTTTTTTCGACAGCAGTAGCTCGTTCGCACTTCGCGTTATTTTGCTATCGGTTCACCATTGACAGATGACGGATACCGTTTGCTGTGGGGATAGTCCGATAACGTCACATGGGTCAATCGTCATATATCAACGAAAAGTGAtcattaatacataaaaatttaaatacagagACCGAAGAAGTAAAAACTACCTATATATTTTCACAGGtcaactattaaaatataaaggcactgtaaaaaatgtttttttttgtaaatggcGTCCTCTATTTACTTCTATGTAGTTTGTGAAATAATAATGAGATGGCGCTGTAAGCGTTTAGCTGTCTTAGCtgattaatatgtatatgtaagccatataaagtattatttatatattatactattgtATATATCTCATATTTAAATTCCTACCATATTAATTTGCATAAGGTACTTTAGAAATTCTGTcagtagaattaatttatgtttatttatcaataataacaGATCACATTTGAACAAaagtatgtaatttatttttaataaaaaggttaATTTTTCTACCAGGATATTCAAGTAAAACAGAAACAGTTATATGACagaaatttaatatcaaaatatataaaataatgattttatgcACATTCaacatttgatttatttttactaaattacattaactattaaataGGGCGTAGATATCACCATAAATGCTATGGCACAGTATgtgaaaatgaatttaaaaaacatataattaaattattctgaAATAGACTATAGATTTCAAATAGCAAAAGaaggttataataaaataattgaaacataCACAACTACATCTACGTAAATCtacttaacaaataaaaactcaatacagagatttatttaaaatgatgaaTTGCatttggaaattattttatattgtacttATGGAAGTGGATATAAACTCAAATAGagaattaattgatttaatgaTTACTAAAATTACGTGAAATGAAAAGATATTCGAGAGAAACAATTGGTACTTCTGTACACGAAACCCCAAATAAAACGattgaaatatgttatttGTCAATATGTTAGTTACCGTTGAGGTTTAAAGGCTCCGAAAGTCAGCTTAGGTTTAACGAAACGTATTGGTGTTCTCACCCTCACAAGTTGTCAATTGTCAGTGTTGGTATTCCGATTAAATTATCcgctttttattaaaaaaaatgtttacatgaGTTTAGTATATCTGTCACCTGACAATTTACAATAAGTATTCATAGATAATCTTAGTTACAGTTCTGGTGAATAATAGAcgtcgtttttttaaatagatactACGTTCCGTAATACGTAAGCTGTATAGAAATTGGCATAGGAGGCATAAAcgattaagaaaaataaatcttttactagaaataatttaaccgCCGTTTGTGACCATGCCACTTCTTACTTTTAACTGAGTATATTTGATcttacttaataacaacataATTGGTGATATATTCTTATTGATAAGCCTTAttaaacgaaaatatataaccaataattaatatacagcATTTCACCATTCGCCCACTATAGTTTAAATTATCACAAGTGTTACCCCCAAGACCATAGACACTACGAGTACATTATGATTTTCATGCAgctaaataatgtaattggaTCGTTATAACTATATTACTAAGCTGTCTTTTTTTATCACAGCGACAATAgaatttgatagaaagagacgaaagagtagGTACTTTAGATAATTGGTATTAcgctgatttagtttttaaaatcggGCAATAAATTATCAGCCCTTTAGCTGGAAACAATTACTGAAGGAGATAAAAAACACGAGCGATTCCAACGATTGGAATGATATGTGCCATCgggtttttaagttttataatttttttagtacatttctatattttaccAGATTCATAATTCTACGGTCTTGCCGGTGTACCTTGCTTATATTATGTAGTATTCTACTATGTACTTatccttaattattttacaaccaAAAAAGCTTCCACATTCTTgaagaaatttatatatatttttaatgtatagaaTTTATCTTTGTGCTAAGATATTGTAGGTGGAACCCTTTTTGGTTTTCGGAAGCATATAACGACCATCCCTCAATCGAGTGACTTCTATTTACGGGAGACACGATGAGATAACCACTAAAACAATGTATGTAGGtctcaaaacatttatttaaaatgccaTACATAACTTCATGGACACAACATTGCTTGATATAAATCTGACAGTTCGAATGGCCATCTCGACATAGCATTAGTGTTCATCTAGCACCACAATGGAATGTTTGTGTGAAGTGAAAATGCATTCCACACAAAACAAATAGAAATCACTCGCCACTAAGGTCTTATACTAATTTTACATCATCAAAAGCTATCAGAAGATCGCTTGTGTTCTGAATGACGCCTGTGTCGGGCCAAAAGTCATTCGATGCGAGGGATACGTTTGGATCAAGAAGCATTTCGTTTTGCATGGGGAATCCAGGGCTGACttgcattttatttgataGGTATGGGTCGTAGCCTTGTAGTGCACCAGTCGGCGATACCAGTCTAGCGGGACTGTAGGTGTAGCTACTAGCAGGAGATAACGACTGAGGCGTGGACTGAACTTTCATAGGACTGCCAACGGGACTGTAATTCGGACTGCAGGGCAAAGAGTACTGGCCTACATTAAGACTCAATGGAGACATTGGGGCACTACTAGCGCGTATAATTGGGGCATGTTCGCACTGTTTATTCGcttgtattatgtttataacgGGAATCGGGATATTTCTGTTCGGGATGGGTAATTGTGGATTTAGGACAAGACGATAATTTGTTGAAATATTCTCTTGCCTCGCCCGTTCCATAtcctgtaacataaaataatttattagtcaACGATATTGGTTTTTCTAAACGTATATTGCGTAAAACGGCGCACAAGGGATTTTGAGGATATAAATGAGGAAAAAGTATTAGCTTCGTTTAGACGATACACGAAAATACGTAACATATATCGTTATTTTGTTATGAATGCTTCAATCGCGTTAAACAATATTGACTggtttttgaattaataaacagTACATATAGTTTTCTtcttaatacatacatataaccATTAATAGGATGAAGAAGGATGTTACTCTAACTGATACGGTGTACTAACATTTCTCATACAAAACTTTTACTATTGGAATACAATGTATGTGTCGTCAAAGTTCAATAGGGTTCAAGAGACGCGAGCTTTCGTgtccatttattattattgcggtCTCGTACCAATTTGTGCCCATCCTATCGGCCCCATGATACGTAGACCCAAACCCTCCCCATTGTCAATCCACATCCTCTAAATCACACGACATTTTTCTTATCATGTGATTAGTTTCTTccgttttatttacaacaatgGTGTATTGTGGAACGATTTAATCAgtctgtttaataaatatgagcGTGAATTGAGAATGTCATGAATATTATTAGTCttactttaaaatagttatttgttATATGTGCAAGTTTTTTGTACAAATCCCGGGAGATTCTTAATCCACTTTATCCTCTACTTTTTTTCCAACCACAATCTTTGGACGTTTATTTAAACCATTATTATGATGCTAACGTAAACAAGAGATGactttaaactaattataaaatgtaaatcagTTTGAACATTTTTACTAAGGATTCTGTCAAACTGTATTTAGGCGGTAAAAAGATTCATTCAACTCGAAAACTACTGGACCGACTTCAAACAGTAACTCATCATTAGAATGTCATATGTTTCGGTTACGCATcacttatttttcttgttcctATCACGTTTCATTCGAAgcatattacaattaatgaatttattttataatattagtagtaaaaaggtaaaatgaaataattgtattatttgtatttcatgtctatgataataaatactttttgttaaactatatctaatttaactttatttaacgaatttctgtaaagttgcattaagtagattatttttcgaaaaataatgtcataaagaagtttcacttcttacgtgtgtacactagtacacgcacacattatttttatttcattatataatcTGGTATGATTTTCCTGGCGATTATCAAAATCTTATAAACTTTAAAGcgttagttattaattaaatttagattcTTCAGTACGTTTATCTCATTTCGGTTATCGTATCATCTTTCCAGGAAATTCAATTGGGATCGATTTTTcatatacttaattaaattgttagtaATGAGCTATCCGCTTTTAATTGAGAaacaataatatcaataagTTTCCTCAGGATGCCTCCACTATACAAAGAATCCTGAGGTTATAAGTGTTAATAGTCACAACCAAGAGTacaatcatttattgaaatgtaacatttattagaTATTGAATCGCTAACGTTTGAACTAccaattaatgttaataaatctatattgtTACTTTATTGCGTCGCCTTAAGATAGCTATACGTGAACGATTagatttgataataaattgtagAAGTTTTGTTGCgtgatattatttgtatttgtatttttataaaacaaaggaTTGACACTCATATTGACAGAAGGCGCAAGTgcgaaattttaaaagtttttctaTCTGTGGCCATAGGTCAGTATATGATAAGTCATACTGAGAAACAATTTACTTATCATTGTCTGATCTATGACCACAGATACCTTCGAGTTAATTTATTCGTGCAATACGTtaacaatgtatatatatatattatttattaaaataaatacaaatgtatgTGACGGtaacaaattgtaattatataaaaaggacacctaatatttctaaatagcCTAAGTATTTGTcaacttttaatataacgtTTAGTCGCTTGATATCTGGAATGCAACAATATCCTTTGACTTTTAAACGACAAACAAAAATACGGCACTTGCCAACCAGTTGCCACAGctaaaattagtttattaaaatccgAGTGCGAATTTAcgattgtttatttaaaaatactttggatcaaatactttatatacaGCACTAAAGTGCTAATATTTCCATGGCCTCATAACCCACATACCCGTAATTATGACAACAAAATATCAAGGATATTGTCCCAAATCCCACATTAATAATGGCATCAGTTTTAATCTccatttgtaataaaaaaatgtctgaTTCTTCAATTTTGGTGGTCCAGCGAAATACGAAATGACACTGAGGGTCGAAACGATCAGTATGGACCTATAACTTTAGGCGTGTATAACCCAGATCATAACTAAGAAGTTATAAGAgatgatattatattactggttttttttatattattttactatctcactcatctgatgttaactgagACCCTACCCATTGACACTCAGAAGGCTTGCCCCCCTTAAACTTaacaaagtatattatatataataaaatgtccaTATACACTGTCACCGTCGCAAATCTAATCTAATTTcatatatctttaaatatagttCACTGAGTATTTCGATTATTCTATACATTTCTGAATTAttcatgtaataaatttacctAAACAACTCtccacaaaaaaataatgtgttcTATTTTCACGCATTTTTACGCTGATAGAGGATAAGGTTTTCATACGAAACCTTAGCTAGTTCAGAGTAAACTATGACTCCGGAATGTAATAcaatgtttttgacatacggatcgttccacaactgagcgttttttaaggcagtttttccGCAcgccaccactatgtggaaccagctgcctactaaagtatttccgaaccaattcgacttagggtctttcaagatAAGAGCGCACCAATTtgaaatgccggcaacgcacttgcaagccttctgtCAATGTGAGTATCCATAGGCTgtagtatcacttaacatcattaGAGCCTGCCCGTTATATaaaagagagagagaaaaaaaatggGGCGCTACAACCCTCTCTATTAATCagttttcttaataggcaaaTAAGTAATCACAATTTTTGGGTAAACCACGCCAGTTTTCATTCCCTACGTTGGTcctgatattttaattatgtcattATCTATCAAGttgagttaaaatattttatttaataatacaatttattacaattgtgCAAAAAAAGTGGTCAATGAATGGatggtaattattattattaattaaagccATTTTATAATCAATGGCTGTTTCTTTCAGTGTTAATGTCAAGTCGAAGCAGTATTCAAACACAATGGCATGACGCAAATGCGCCGACCAAGAGTTCTATcacgaaatattattaaaaaagagaGATGTCTTCATTACGTTGCAGAATAAAATGGCTGCCCGACTGAATATGGCCACCGGCTAgcatcttttaaaactctccTACATAACCCATATCCTAACAATTGATGAATCCGTGAAGATTTTGTAGTTTTCGTCAGAttagctattttttttaattaaattttgcacttcttgtacaTTACCCaacatatttcttatttcCTTACTAGGATTGAAGAGAAttgcttgttagcgataaggccgtccGTTGAATCCcttataagtttttatgaattttgttatttgtttttctataaatgtaacgaGGTGTTAATCGATAAGTAAGTTATATAGTTTAGTTCATACTTGTAGGTTTGGGTCTATGAGTCGTTACCGTATACCCAAATATTTctgtcataataaaaaagttgatTTCCGTTACGCTGAGATGTTGGTAGGCATTTTTGACAATGAAAATGTAACGTAATGGCGGGTTAAAAGCTTCATATATGGAAGTAGTATAtggttatatatataggtgTAGCAATAAAAGTCTGTGGTCTATGCCTATACCCGtaccttatatatttaacgtaAGATCTAAGCAACCGTAACGAATGCAGATACTCAAATCAATGAAAACATTCATAACttgataacaataatatcGACATAGATAATAACACATTTGGTTCAAGAAAGGTCTAAAGCTAATACTCTAATCGGGTTTTACGAGTAAATTTGTAAGCAAACTTGACAGCTCCAGGCTTCGACCGCAACCTAAATAACAAGTTAATGACTAGGCTTCGTCAATCGCCTTCATAATTATTGACccaaatggatttttttacaGAGAAGCCCTGGTGTCATATCTCGTGTTGTGGTGAAACCTGAGCTTTAGGAATTAGGGACAGGGAAAATAAAATGTGCACCATTTCAGCTAAAAACTGtcgaaatattttcattttattatgtattaccaTTTCGTTGAAAATAACACTTAGactataaaatgtattcataACAAAGTATTTGCATACATAATTCTatgaatgtttatttaaaaatactccaTCGATgcatataatatgaaaattgtggCGTCGAAACGAATATTGCCATATACTACAGATGTCGCCtgactttaaaacaattataatgtGTTGATTTTCAATTATCAGACAGTCATGAAGTTAGGCGCAAACTGTATACGTTACATTAATAGAAACTATTGTTTAAGAGGTCCATAGATTTGTTCTAAATTGTACTTCATATCGTTTGGCAGTGACAACAATATACTAACAAATCTTGTTCACGAACTGCCTAAAACCTAGTATAAACTCTGAATAGACAACGTACGTTTCACTATAGACTCAAAAGACTCGATAAAAATAACCTTAAGCTTACCcggctaaaataaataacgagCAACGGTTAACTAAACCTACAACTAATCGTTATAAGAAACAAAAGACGTGCGTACTTCACGCGCgttaataaatctataaacaGCTCAATTTTCCTCATAACCACAAAGATATGCGCGCGTTAACCTTaactaaaatactaaatttgcattaaatttatatcgcATCGTTAGCCACAGGGGCAGAGATTACAAGCCTGCAAGAAATTAACTTAGCTAAATAGCCCTAAGGAAGTCCAATTTTATTCCACTCCATTGCCTCTTATGCACAGCACTGTTTCCGATTGTAACTTAGATCGTGTCTAAACCATAATATCACAATTTATGACGGCAccggattaaaataattcgtaTTCCTGATTTTGCAAGAGGCAACCCTTAAACACTGGACGCACATTATcacagtttttttattgagaCGCGTGCATCTCATGCTTTCGCCTTTTGGCGAGGTCGACACTGAACCATACATATGTATCCAGCATCGACATCACAGCCGCTCACCAGGAGGTTCATGAGGACACTCGATGATGATTGTGAGGTGGGCGCGGGCGCTGGAGAGGGGCTACGCTTCACACGCTTCGCGCAGGGCTCCTCCTCTTGTTTAAGAACCCTCTTTACACCCGTGTCCCATGAGGATATACTCTTATTTGGTATTAGACCTACAACACATGGATAATTAATGATGTGAACgagaacaaacaaatatatgaacGAAAGATGTATAGTCAACCTGGAtctgaataaatatttgtgatgAGATCTTGTGGAGGTGGTCCAGTAGGGGGAGCAGCCAGCAAACGCTGTAAAGCTGGCGCTGACGTCTGTGGCTCTGATGGCTGGGGTCTTGCCTGTCTGACATTGTCTGGTAAAGCACCCCACATGACTGCCGGTTCCAGAATAGGTAAGTCATCATTGATCGGAATGAATGGAGAGTTGCCATCGTCAATATCATTGTCCGACCTTGCGCTGTCATACGCATCTAACGATAATTCCGTTAATAATGAGGACTGTTCACCGGTCGATTCATTTTCCTTAAAAGTGACCaaacaactttaaatattaagtaacgtaaaatattatttctttaaattcaaatagaCGATCATTTTCATTACCTGACGTTCAGGAGATGACAGCAAAGAGTCTGCTATCAAAGAATCTACGGGCGATCCATTTGCTAGATCATCGCCGAGTAGACTACAATAATTGTCGTTCAATATAAACTCGTCAAACATATCAAAAGGACTGTTTTCCAAAGGAATACAAGTGTCACCAGCCGTGGGAGCCAAATGTGTCAGATCCTCGGGCTCGTCTTTTAGCactgcaataaataaataacgtaaGTGTATAATGATAAATAGGAAGATCATGGATACGGATGAAAGCAAAGCAAGCAATGGTACCTAAGCTGTCGCGTTTCAAGTTCCACTCACTTGTAAATCCCTCGTTTTGGGAGAACGTGAGATAGCCTTTGTTCATTTCTTTCTCTCTTGGTGCGAATATGAGCTCCGTGACAGGTATTGGGCGCTCCTCCTCGGGGAGGATTGCAGCCACAATGGCGCCGTTAGCCGGTTCAGATACACAGCTCGGCGCAGCTGTTCTAGTTGCGGTTGGAGTCACAACTGGTTTTAGGTCCGCATGCTGCACTTGGTGTGCAGCGAATACTTCATCTTTGGACTCGATACCGCTGAGAAAAAAGCAGAACATATAGATGAcgaaaataaacacaatataatCTGGTCTATCGGCTTTGGCTTTACTTAGAAGTGTGCAAAAAACGTGTTAATTTAATGGACGGTAATATGTGTGTATGATAATAGCAGCGCTCGATAATAGTCTATTGTTAATTAGTTTCACATACATAGAAACAGTAGGTGAGAAAAGTATATACACAAGTATAGTAAAATGAACTTATATATGCAGACAAGTAATCAGTCAACAGTGTTCAAGGACAACGATCAACCTGATAGTGAACGCAAgtagtaaaaactaaagattaaaaattttatattaagttataaaggATATTAATTCCACCATAAATGCATCTAGATACCGCTTTACAATACCTCGATTTAGATCTATTAAAGCCTTTTCCGCTGGACAATTGTTACGATAAGATTCCGAGATTTTTATAGGCACAACAGGCGTGGGCGGCGGAACAACAGAGAATAGAACACAGCGGaattgttaaactttaatacACTTGATAGTTATCAGTGTTAACATAATTGtaggattaattaataaatgtcaaGTGGTGAGATAACCCAAGAAGCTAAGGGAGTTATATTCAACATTTACGTCAATGATTTGAATAAGAATTTATCTATCAATAGTCGCGCAATAATATGTTGTTGACGCCTTAAGTTCAAGTTTTCATTAAcctcataaattaatatgtaaatttccGCTTGCATAGTATTCATAATATATGAGATCTACATAGTAACGAATTTGTCGGCGAGTCATTACGAAAAAGGCTATTCAAGCATTTAGCCGATTCAACTTAATGTTCATATCAAGAGAGGGTGTGTTACGTCGTTGCATTTACGCTTTGCCGAAAGTGAATTTATTGGAACGAGACGGAAGGATATTGTGATAGTAGGTTTGAACGAGACGCAATGATCATAGTAAGTACGACCTTGCCTGCTCCCCCTGCCGAAGCCAAACATCCCAAGTTTCCTTCGGGCGGCCATTCACCAGAATGTTAGTGAAACTGAATGCGCGCGCAGTAACAACACGAGGTATCGATTGCCGGTAGGATAttttagaacaaaatattgttaaggTACACAATGCCGAATTTTCTCAAAACTTAGACCTTTCTTCGTTACCTATtgtgatgtaattttttttgaaacaattgaacttgtttaataaacaaattaaaatagatgtcattcatattttttcgCCGATGTTCAGATTGAGCAGATGTTTGTTCGACCTTGGCCGTGATAGCGCTGAGCGGGTAACGAAattcaacaataataattacatctCCACGGTCGAGGGCACAGCCTTGAAATCTCTAGGTTGTTATCGTTTAGAAAGTGAAAATATAGTTTCGTATATaactttgaaatttaaaaagttttcagtAAAAAAAAGATCGAAAATTACGCCCAGTTTACCAAGGGAAAAAAATACGAATGacttttctatattttcatactaaaacaaacaatttaaaactcATAAACTCCCTACATAAGCACATAATTTCGGCATGACTACACCTATGTCTAGTAAAAAATCATGATTAtcgcaataaatatttacgctAAAACTTTTTGATCCCGATAAGATATGCAATCAAGGACACACAATTACAGACAAGTTTACACTTAAATACAACATTGATAAGAATGTAGTGGAAAAGTTCAACAACacaaagtatattaattacaagttAGACGATAAACATCATTGAGAAAATGGCGCTGAGACCGGCGCGGGAGTCAAGGCCGAGCTGGTGGCGCGCTTATGTAACGATTGAAGGCGGCGGGGGACGCTAGAACTAATTTTAGATGATCTCACAAAACGCAGCTAAAGATGCGGCCGCAATGCTCGGCGTTTAACCACCGATGCAGCTCgctaatttattgcaagaaaaACAACATTCTCCACAGGCtataaacgtaaataattcTACCTACACATCACAACTAAACACGACACGAGCACCATGCAAATGCAGCTATTGTTCTATGGATGCACAAACGAAATGTGATATTACGAGTACGTATTATTGGTATCCActaattaatcatttatatcCAACCGTATGAAAGAGGTTAGGTAACAAATACGCGATGCCAATTGCCAACACAACATTGTCATTACACTTTTCACCATCACTGACGCGCAAAAACACTTCTTACCATTTTGATTAACTGAGTATCAAAGTTTGCGTGGAGTTTGAGAGCGAACAGCTGATCGAGTTTGGAGTTCGCCGGTTTTAGGCTGTACGGACAGGTACGCTTTGCATGAAGTCCGTGGCGCGAATGATATGGGAGCTGCTATTGGCGGTGACGACGGCGCACTCAGCACTGTGACGCGACGAAACTAAATACACGACGAGGCGAGGCGCTGATAAATATTCGATGGTTACCGCTTCGTTCATTCGCCAGCCACGATATGAGATAACAGGGTTCGCGTTCCGCCGGTGGTATCACGGACAGGTTGAATCGACATCAGTAACCCATCAAGTGATTGTCACTCAAGTGGGTTAGATATGTGCGAGGACTCAAAACCATTAAGGAGATAAACCATTAagagaataataataagttaacgATAGTATTATCGCTATAACCAAAACAGTTATGATtctctattattaaataaatttcaacgtATAATAACTGAAAATTCCTCTTAAATCACACATAATCATAATAGTGAATATTAATTGTAGTAACGAATTGGAAAATTATCGAAAAACGCTAGCAATATATGACcgatgttaaataataattctcatAGCAACtaagaagttttaaataaatagctatTAAATACTTGCGATTGTGTCGTCAGCagtcaattaatattataattatgtgtaGATGCGTTATAAAGAAATGttcattttattaagatttatttagtaGGTAGCAACACACAACCGATTTGAACAAATATCTACATACGTATGTAAAGCaactttttaatagaacagacACAATTCTGAGCCTGTCTCCTCCAATATTGCCTTTATAATTTGTCTACTCGACCCTCAATAAAGACTTAATTCAGTTAGGTCATACAAATCATACAACTACTGATGTAACATTTCTAGGGTTACACTCGTTTTCATTAAGCAACCGTTTCAATTTCAATTAGTTCCTCTTGTATGCTTCTATACACTTATCAACATTATATCGAACAAATAATTTCGTACTTTAGTGGTTGTTGCAATGGTTTTGAAAAATGGTTTCTTTCGGCTCTAGACAAAAGCAATACAGGAATAATTCCTAAGTAATGCCTTCAATGCAGGCGACGCTAGTAAAGATGTCAAAAGCTATAGAAAAATACCATTTAATCAATCAGACATTATAGTGGAAGCCAAACGCGGCTCTTAACAAT contains:
- the LOC123716434 gene encoding uncharacterized protein LOC123716434 isoform X1, producing the protein MLVNGDPLPQDSRPGWRGECSNFQWTPPVQNICDYNACNVIGDYSNQRYLADYYVRDPGIQYFCPTVNNVQRSVPINVCYPQKPAPQFIQALPCHQIQEWDYDSMCYNVGGEPCQFSSVVDLEDFMNNEKRKEKSRVAARCRRTKEMQIFNELTAALPAKKEEVEQLDKASVMRLAISYLRVRDVVSMLPADTDAPTLQSPKGLEEVQSELSYMKALDGFVLVLSQQGDIVYCSENIAEHLGVSQMEIMGQSVFEFSHPCDHDEIREALRASKVGRRDMLLRLKCTITAKGRNVHLKSASYKVIHLTGHMLTEEKPENDEIDKKDGVKLNNNGALVAVGRPIPHPSNIEIPLDSKTFLTKHNLDMKFTYTDEGLMNTLGFDAGDLNGRSLYDYHHAADSASLAHQFKSLFSKGQCETGQYRFLAKSGGYAWVQTQATVITDKQQKPISVVCVNYVISGIESKDEVFAAHQVQHADLKPVVTPTATRTAAPSCVSEPANGAIVAAILPEEERPIPVTELIFAPREKEMNKGYLTFSQNEGFTSEWNLKRDSLVLKDEPEDLTHLAPTAGDTCIPLENSPFDMFDEFILNDNYCSLLGDDLANGSPVDSLIADSLLSSPERQENESTGEQSSLLTELSLDAYDSARSDNDIDDGNSPFIPINDDLPILEPAVMWGALPDNVRQARPQPSEPQTSAPALQRLLAAPPTGPPPQDLITNIYSDPGLIPNKSISSWDTGVKRVLKQEEEPCAKRVKRSPSPAPAPTSQSSSSVLMNLLDMERARQENISTNYRLVLNPQLPIPNRNIPIPVINIIQANKQCEHAPIIRASSAPMSPLSLNVGQYSLPCSPNYSPVGSPMKVQSTPQSLSPASSYTYSPARLVSPTGALQGYDPYLSNKMQVSPGFPMQNEMLLDPNVSLASNDFWPDTGVIQNTSDLLIAFDDVKLV
- the LOC123716434 gene encoding uncharacterized protein LOC123716434 isoform X2, giving the protein MLVNGDPLPQDSRPGWRGECSNFQWTPPVQNICDYNACNVIGDYSNQRYLADYYVRDPGIQYFCPTVNNVQRSVPINVCYPQKPAPQFIQALPCHQIQEWDYDSMCYNVGGEPCQFSSVVDLEDFMNNEKRKEKSRVAARCRRTKEMQIFNELTAALPAKKEEVEQLDKASVMRLAISYLRVRDVVSMLPADTDAPTLQSPKGLEEVQSELSYMKALDGFVLVLSQQGDIVYCSENIAEHLGVSQMEIMGQSVFEFSHPCDHDEIREALRASKVGRRDMLLRLKCTITAKGRNVHLKSASYKVIHLTGHMLTEEKPENDEIDKKDGVKLNNNGALVAVGRPIPHPSNIEIPLDSKTFLTKHNLDMKFTYTDEGLMNTLGFDAGDLNGRSLYDYHHAADSASLAHQFKSLFSKGQCETGQYRFLAKSGGYAWVQTQATVITDKQQKPISVVCVNYVISGIESKDEVFAAHQVQHADLKPVVTPTATRTAAPSCVSEPANGAIVAAILPEEERPIPVTELIFAPREKEMNKGYLTFSQNEGFTMLKDEPEDLTHLAPTAGDTCIPLENSPFDMFDEFILNDNYCSLLGDDLANGSPVDSLIADSLLSSPERQENESTGEQSSLLTELSLDAYDSARSDNDIDDGNSPFIPINDDLPILEPAVMWGALPDNVRQARPQPSEPQTSAPALQRLLAAPPTGPPPQDLITNIYSDPGLIPNKSISSWDTGVKRVLKQEEEPCAKRVKRSPSPAPAPTSQSSSSVLMNLLDMERARQENISTNYRLVLNPQLPIPNRNIPIPVINIIQANKQCEHAPIIRASSAPMSPLSLNVGQYSLPCSPNYSPVGSPMKVQSTPQSLSPASSYTYSPARLVSPTGALQGYDPYLSNKMQVSPGFPMQNEMLLDPNVSLASNDFWPDTGVIQNTSDLLIAFDDVKLV